One stretch of Bacteroidota bacterium DNA includes these proteins:
- a CDS encoding SurA N-terminal domain-containing protein, translating to MSVLASIRNRAGLLVTVIGVALLIFILQAALESGKWFSNDRNVGEIAGKGVPIEEFDYRVKQQLENYKRNQQQSTVDPGMEDQFVQQTWTQMINEIVMNKEYEKLGLSVSEDELYDLMLVHPHKYVIQQFSERESGKINKDFLDPATGQIDVKKLNTLVQQMNEQQEAAWSDLEKAVKEDRISEKYNNLIKKGLYYTKLEAKQEYVAQNKQFKIKYIVKKYNSLADSVVKVIDADLTAYYNEHQNEYKQEEETRKIEYITYEVFPTKEDTEAIYSDMKRIADEFKTRARTEDSAYVISESDSRNFDVTYHKKGTLSPEIDSLMFFGEKGFVYGPYLENSMYKVAKLVDSKMAADSAKVRHILIALEPQTKPGLKREKARAKAMADSLTTLIKEKKRTFEDLVREVSEDPGSIEKGGDYGWFNSGSGFVEPFKNAGLIGQKGDITVVETQFGYHIIEVLDRSKGESKLVQVATIDKKIEPSPKTIQSYYTKAGEFAGKNRTLEAFTKAVEEQKINKRVAEDVKEGDKNIPGLESPRELVRWMYNEKTKKGDVSDAFELGNKFVVAVLTEIRPKGIPPMELVRELVEPKAKERKKAEKFIEDYNKILSREKNFDNVAILCDLQSRDMEDLTFNTTSLPGAGKEDDFVGTVVTMKAGTISKPIVGRSGVYVVKLESIKEAPETKDYSNIASQTVSTMQSRVDYEVFEALKDNAEIVDKKAKFY from the coding sequence ATGAGTGTTTTAGCTAGTATCAGAAATCGCGCCGGGTTACTTGTAACTGTTATTGGTGTTGCGTTGTTAATTTTCATTTTGCAGGCTGCTCTCGAATCGGGTAAATGGTTCTCGAACGATCGCAATGTTGGTGAAATAGCCGGCAAAGGTGTGCCTATTGAAGAATTTGACTATAGAGTTAAGCAGCAGCTTGAAAACTATAAACGTAATCAGCAGCAGAGTACTGTTGATCCGGGGATGGAAGACCAGTTTGTGCAGCAAACCTGGACCCAGATGATTAATGAAATTGTAATGAATAAGGAATATGAAAAACTCGGACTGAGTGTCTCCGAAGATGAGTTGTATGATCTGATGCTTGTGCATCCGCATAAATATGTGATCCAGCAATTTTCTGAACGCGAATCCGGAAAAATAAATAAAGATTTTCTCGATCCGGCTACTGGGCAGATTGATGTTAAAAAACTTAACACGCTTGTGCAGCAAATGAACGAACAGCAGGAAGCTGCTTGGAGTGACCTCGAGAAAGCTGTTAAAGAAGATCGCATTTCGGAAAAATACAACAACCTGATAAAAAAAGGATTGTACTACACCAAACTGGAAGCGAAGCAGGAATATGTTGCGCAAAACAAACAGTTCAAAATAAAATACATTGTAAAAAAATATAATTCACTTGCCGATAGCGTGGTTAAAGTGATTGATGCCGATCTGACGGCGTATTATAATGAGCATCAGAATGAATATAAACAGGAAGAGGAAACACGTAAAATAGAATACATAACTTATGAAGTGTTTCCCACGAAGGAAGATACGGAAGCCATTTACTCCGACATGAAGCGCATCGCGGATGAATTCAAAACAAGGGCACGTACTGAAGATTCTGCCTATGTGATCTCTGAATCGGATTCGCGTAACTTTGATGTGACCTATCATAAAAAAGGAACATTATCGCCCGAAATTGATTCATTGATGTTCTTTGGAGAGAAGGGATTTGTTTATGGTCCTTACCTGGAAAACAGCATGTATAAAGTTGCCAAACTTGTTGACAGCAAAATGGCAGCCGACTCAGCCAAAGTGCGTCATATACTTATTGCACTCGAACCACAGACCAAGCCGGGCCTTAAACGTGAAAAGGCAAGAGCGAAAGCGATGGCGGATAGTTTGACGACATTGATTAAAGAAAAAAAGAGAACGTTCGAGGATCTGGTGAGAGAGGTTTCTGAGGATCCGGGATCAATTGAAAAGGGCGGCGATTATGGCTGGTTCAATTCAGGCAGCGGATTTGTAGAGCCATTTAAAAATGCCGGCTTAATAGGTCAGAAGGGTGATATTACTGTTGTTGAAACACAATTCGGTTACCACATTATTGAAGTGCTCGACAGGAGCAAGGGCGAATCTAAATTAGTGCAGGTGGCCACCATCGATAAAAAGATAGAGCCTTCGCCAAAGACTATCCAAAGCTATTATACCAAAGCCGGTGAGTTTGCAGGCAAGAACAGAACACTTGAAGCTTTCACAAAGGCTGTAGAAGAACAAAAGATCAATAAACGTGTTGCGGAAGATGTGAAAGAGGGAGATAAAAATATCCCGGGTCTTGAATCGCCGCGCGAGTTAGTGCGCTGGATGTATAATGAAAAGACCAAAAAGGGGGATGTGTCGGACGCGTTTGAGTTGGGCAATAAATTTGTTGTTGCCGTACTTACCGAAATCCGTCCGAAAGGAATTCCTCCGATGGAGCTGGTGAGAGAACTGGTTGAGCCAAAAGCGAAAGAAAGAAAGAAGGCTGAGAAATTTATCGAAGATTACAATAAGATACTCAGCAGGGAAAAGAACTTTGATAACGTTGCAATATTATGCGACCTGCAGTCAAGAGACATGGAAGACCTTACATTTAACACCACTTCATTGCCGGGCGCAGGCAAGGAAGATGACTTTGTTGGAACAGTGGTTACCATGAAAGCCGGTACTATATCGAAACCTATTGTTGGCCGCAGCGGGGTGTATGTTGTGAAGCTTGAAAGCATAAAGGAAGCGCCTGAGACCAAAGATTACAGTAATATCGCATCGCAAACAGTAAGCACCATGCAATCGCGTGTTGATTATGAAGTGTTCGAAGCGCTTAAAGACAATGCTGAAATTGTAGATAAGAAAGCCAAGTTCTATTAA
- a CDS encoding choice-of-anchor B family protein encodes MVKKAVLGIALIIGFSCLLRGQNYDKQNITLLGQWHSDTILDESIYGIKYQSVWGYEDKVKGKKYAIIGSTSGTYFIEITNPAAPVVCDYVPGKRSRCIWHEYKTYGNYLYAVSDDNPANLQIIDMSTLPGSVQVIHDADSIFGRSHTIYIDGNKLYCGSPKSPVYGTSRMAVYSLADPTHPVLLRRLEQDYPGDNIHDMFVRNDTVYASSGNQGLFIYKFNSNNTFTLLAALTNYPDQGYNHSSYLTSDGKTLVFCDEVPAGMGVKSIDVSDLQNVTILKTFRTAPIVTPHNPYIIGSNDLFIAYYQDGLQVFSIKDPANPVRTGYFDTDTLNNASNNYPQAYHGCWGAYVDFGANLILASDMQNGLYILDASSAMTGVNNTREHNIEIRVSPNPMMEKTVVEIQNRNETGTFILFDVLGNEVKRMSVTPSGNGSTRIELVREDLRAGIYFYKILFEGGSKINAGGKIVVQ; translated from the coding sequence ATGGTGAAAAAAGCAGTGTTGGGCATTGCATTAATTATAGGATTCAGTTGCCTGTTAAGAGGGCAGAATTATGACAAACAAAACATAACATTGCTGGGCCAATGGCATTCCGACACCATTTTAGACGAATCAATTTACGGCATCAAATACCAAAGTGTTTGGGGGTATGAAGATAAAGTGAAGGGTAAAAAATACGCTATCATCGGCTCCACTTCCGGAACCTATTTTATAGAGATTACCAATCCCGCAGCGCCTGTTGTATGCGACTATGTGCCGGGTAAAAGATCCAGATGTATCTGGCACGAGTATAAAACTTATGGCAATTACCTGTACGCAGTGAGTGACGACAACCCTGCCAACCTTCAGATCATTGATATGTCGACCCTGCCGGGTTCTGTGCAGGTAATACATGATGCCGACAGTATCTTCGGGCGTTCACATACCATTTATATTGATGGTAATAAATTATATTGCGGTTCTCCTAAAAGCCCTGTTTACGGCACTTCCAGAATGGCTGTGTACAGCCTTGCCGATCCCACTCATCCTGTTTTGTTAAGAAGACTTGAACAAGACTACCCGGGAGATAACATACATGATATGTTTGTGCGCAACGACACGGTTTACGCTTCATCCGGCAACCAGGGCTTGTTTATTTATAAATTTAACAGCAATAATACATTTACTTTACTGGCTGCTTTGACCAATTATCCCGACCAGGGTTATAACCACAGTAGTTATTTAACTTCGGATGGAAAGACACTTGTGTTTTGTGATGAGGTACCGGCGGGAATGGGTGTTAAATCGATCGATGTTTCCGATCTGCAAAATGTAACAATATTAAAAACATTCCGCACGGCACCAATTGTAACACCTCACAATCCCTACATTATAGGTAGCAATGATCTGTTCATTGCGTATTACCAGGATGGCTTGCAGGTTTTCAGCATTAAGGATCCGGCAAACCCAGTCCGGACCGGCTATTTTGATACGGATACGCTGAACAATGCAAGTAATAACTACCCGCAGGCTTATCACGGATGCTGGGGTGCGTATGTTGATTTTGGAGCCAACCTTATTTTAGCATCGGACATGCAAAATGGTCTGTATATTTTAGATGCGAGTTCGGCCATGACAGGGGTAAATAATACACGTGAACATAATATTGAGATACGTGTTTCACCAAACCCGATGATGGAGAAGACTGTTGTTGAAATACAAAACCGAAATGAAACCGGAACATTTATTTTATTTGATGTATTGGGCAATGAAGTGAAACGAATGTCCGTAACGCCCAGCGGAAACGGAAGTACCCGAATAGAATTAGTGCGTGAGGACCTGCGGGCGGGAATTTATTTTTATAAAATACTATTTGAGGGAGGAAGTAAAATTAATGCGGGTGGGAAAATTGTGGTGCAGTAA